The DNA region TTCCACTTAATATCCTGAGTTCCCATCGTGCCCTTAGCGTTGCTTTTCAAATATTTATAAAGCGGGTGAGTGTTTTCGCCATTGACATCAACTTTGGAAAACATCGGGAAAGTGACATCGAAATTCGTTTCGCAAAAGTCCTTGATTTCCTGCTCAGTGCCGGGCTCTTGACCGCCAAATTGATTGCAAGGGAATCCCAAAACTACAAACCCTTGGTCTTTGTACTTTTCGTAAATCGCCTGAAGCCCTGTATATTGCTTAGTATAGCCACATTTCGACGCTACATTGACAATTAGCACCACCTTACCTCTGTAGGCGCTCAATGAGACTTCATTGCCTTCAATATCAACGACATTGAATCCGTAAATATTCTCGCTCATCATTTTATCCGACTCCTTTGTTTCGCTCGTACATGAAAAACTCACCACCAAAATTGGCAGCAATACAACTAAAAACATTTTTTTTAAATTCATAGTTTATACCCATTTATAAAATTAAACATATTATTTTTCATAAATCAAAGGCTCGCACCCGCATTGTTGCCCGACGATTATTTTAGCAGCTTCGGCAGCTTCGAGCGAGGAATAATGCCCTATGACAACAGCATATCTCAATCTTCCGGCGATATTTTTCTCCGCAACGGTAGTCCGCATGCGCTTTGCCAAAAATTTCTCTTTTTCCGATTCCGCAGAAGCTTTCTCGTTGTAAATCCCTACCTGCAAGCCGTAAAATATCGCTTTCGGCACATCTTCCGCAATCGTCACATCGCTTATTTCGGGCGAGTCAATTTCCGTAATCGGTGCAACTTCTTGCCTTGGAGCCGGTTCAACTCTCGTTGAAACGGGTTCAGTTCTCGTTGGAGTCGGTTCTGTTCTCAGCTCCGGCAGAATTTCTTTCAATCTATTGTCAATCACAACATTTTCAGCAGGTTTCGAATCTGCCAATCTGTTAGGTGCGGCTTCGGTCGTAAGCGGCTTGAAATCTTGCTTGGCGGGTTCGTCAATAATTGGACGCTGATTTTCAGTTCGGGCAATAGCTTTTGCGTTGCTCTTGGCATATGCGACCGAACTCCTGACAACATCGGCAGCAACCGGCAAGTACGTCGAATAGGGATGCTTAGCACGCAAAATTTCGAGCTCAGACTTAGCCCTGCTCGTATCGCCCCAAATAGCATAATGCTGCACAATGCGCCACTGAGCATCGTCCGCCCACTCACTCGCAGCGTGCTCAGTGACGATACGCCGATAAATGTCCAGCGACAACTTCATATCCTCGACCACACTACCATGCAACAACATGATACCCGGGTCACTCGGATAGCGAGCCAAAAGTTCCGGAATCGCCGACCTCACCTCATCAGTTTTGCCATTCGCCAGCATCTGCAGATGTTGATTCACCTCCCTGCTTTGTGCGAATACATCAAAAGTCCCCAAAAACAAAAATACAACTATCAAAATTTTCATATTATCCTCAAATTACAGCCAACACGCTTACAAAAATGACCATAAGTAATGACGTAAACAAGAAAATTTCTTATAGAAATTTTTTTTGGAGGGTGAAGATTTAAAATATTTTCAATTTTATTTGGAAATACGAAAATTTTTATTATGTTAGTAATGTGACAGAAAGCTCTTTTGAATTTTGTTTTTTGAAATGGAATTCTCGCTATAAATTGAGCCCAAACAGGGCGAAATTTTATTGTTATATTATACAATAGGAGTCACTATGCAAGTACGCAATGAACAAATGCGTCAATTTGACCCAAACCCAATTTTAGGGGGGGGGGGTAACTGCTTTATATTGCAAGAAGTTACCGAAATCACTTGGCAAGTTATGGCTTGCAATTTTTAGCATGATATTATTTGGAGGTACAATATTGATGCCTGTACAAGCGGTTTCGCAGGGGGCTGACTGTCTTAATATTCTACCACCATTGCCTCCGGGTTGTAATAATCCTCAGTGGGTAGATGAACTTCATTATGTCGAAGCAACATATTTTAGTGGTTGTGAAATCAGGATAAATGTAAGAAAAAGGAGTTGTACATATTTTGATCCTATTTGCGGTAAAACACGGACTGTAGTTCAATTTTATGTTGGAGGTATAGATTGGATTATTCCAGACCCACCTGATATATTTAGTCCATGTGGTCAATTGACAAAGCATCTTTTCCCCGGTTGGCCCAATGATTTTGACAATGTCAGGGTGGACAGATTGCAAGAGTTATATAAAAATATACAAGAAGTTTTAGCTGACCAATTATTTATGGACCATTATAATAGTTTAAACCTACTAGATCAACAAACGATGCAT from Candidatus Kapaibacterium sp. includes:
- a CDS encoding glutathione peroxidase → MSENIYGFNVVDIEGNEVSLSAYRGKVVLIVNVASKCGYTKQYTGLQAIYEKYKDQGFVVLGFPCNQFGGQEPGTEQEIKDFCETNFDVTFPMFSKVDVNGENTHPLYKYLKSNAKGTMGTQDIKWNFAKFLVDKNGVVQDRIGTQTTPESMTDQIEKMLAE
- a CDS encoding SPOR domain-containing protein, yielding MKILIVVFLFLGTFDVFAQSREVNQHLQMLANGKTDEVRSAIPELLARYPSDPGIMLLHGSVVEDMKLSLDIYRRIVTEHAASEWADDAQWRIVQHYAIWGDTSRAKSELEILRAKHPYSTYLPVAADVVRSSVAYAKSNAKAIARTENQRPIIDEPAKQDFKPLTTEAAPNRLADSKPAENVVIDNRLKEILPELRTEPTPTRTEPVSTRVEPAPRQEVAPITEIDSPEISDVTIAEDVPKAIFYGLQVGIYNEKASAESEKEKFLAKRMRTTVAEKNIAGRLRYAVVIGHYSSLEAAEAAKIIVGQQCGCEPLIYEK